The genome window GCAGCTCAaattcaaactcaaactcacttcaaaattgtaaatttcagTTTCCACATGCTTATGTCATTTCATATTAGTCAAGCTGCTAACTCTTTGACtaacttatttaatattaacactacaattaaatacaaaatttataatatgcCGCATCAATCGTTGAATATTTTGAACATCAATCATTCGAATTAATTGGCTCTTTTAGCCGTTAGCCAATTTGTTAGACcatgaaattgatttaatttaacacAGTCGAGTTAAATCTAGTTATGCGTGTATAAATAATGTGGAAATGTTAGTTTCAGGCGATCAAACGGGTTCATTCTCAAGGGTGAATGTAGGTTCTAAACAATACAatattacataaacaaaatgaactatataacaaaaaaaaaatgcaatacaaATGCGACTTTAAATGGGATTCTAAATGGAGCATGAAATTCTCTTACAATATTTCGACTCTCATtcagtactaaaatatataatttcgaTTCCTCATTTTAATCGTCTTTAATGAGTTTTATAGGTTCTCCGGCTAATTTCTTTCCTGGTGTAGTAACTGGAGTAATTGCTCCAGTTTCTGTTCCATCAGCTGGAATCGTCGCTCTGTCAATTGCTCCCGTTGACGCTTCTGCTCTGCAGTCGATTTTTGATCGATTACAGCGAGGGCCAACTTAACGGTTCTGCTATCCATCTTGGAGCACTTGTTGCTGATCTTGGAACAGCAGCAGGGCAGCAGCCTTAAGGGCGGATCGAGCAGTTTCTTCTGCTGCTCCGGCACAGCATTTGTGGCCAGTGACTGGAAACTGGCCATGGTCTTGCCATTACCGTTGCTGAGTTCCTTCATTTCATAGACATTCATCTTGGGAATGAGCACCTGGTTGCCATCATTCGGCAATATGGAGATCTGGCGCACAGTCATATAGTTGGGATAGATGTTCAGCAATCGCTGGCAAATTGTACGGAAGGGTTCGCTGTTCACGATGAAGCCAGTGCATCCATTGCGCTCAGTCAGTACCTGCTCATAACGCAGCAAGGTATTGGTGCGACAGATGGCACCATTGAGCTCTGCTTGAGCTTTGATGGCCTGCAAAAAAGTAACTTCAGAATGCTGTGCAGGAAAAACGTTGACTGTTTAACTTACCTGGGTATCGGAAACAGCCAAACCATTCAGCAGATTGAAGAGCACAATTGTCATGAAAAAAGACGAAGAGCACGAAGATTAGGTAGGTCGAGAGGGTGTCAAACTTAATATCACCAGCATCGAACTCGCCCGTCAACATCACAATGGTCTTAATCAATGCCTCGATAGGATTCGAGAAGCTGTTGAAGTCTCCCTCCTCTTCACCTGGCTTTTGTTCCTGTTCTTGTGGTTTACCAAAGAGTATGTAGAAGCACAAACTGAAGGTGATCACAAAGATCGAGTAGAGACCAAAGCTCTTAAGGAAAGTGCTAGACACAGCGCGCAACATGAGCATATGTGTCGAGATCGCCAGCACTGGCAGGGAACCAACAAGCAGACAGAACTCTAGGGACACCAGAAGAATGGTTAACACTGCCAGCACTCGCTGTGTCTCCTTGTCGTAGTTGGACTCGATGCAGGTGGCAATGGCGAGTGCAATGAGTGCTATCTCCATGTAATTCGTCACTGAACACCAGTACTGCAGTGGCGCCATAGTGAACTGTACTACCTCGCGGATGATTAAATAGATTATGCCAATCCAGGAGAATAATCCAAAGAGTGCAGTGAGTGCCTGATGCTCGCTCTGGTGAAACTGGAGCAACGTGTGCATGATGATGGAGATTGTGAAGAGCGTGTAGAGCAGAAAGTTCAGATAGAAGATGACGGAGAGGCGATGCCACTTGAGGAACAGAAAGCTGGAGATTAAGGGATGCTGCAGCAAATGGCGCAGCTCCTTGGACTCGGCAATATGAGCAATGGGTGTCATCTCGTCCTGCAGATGGCGTGCACTTGCCGTGCCTGGCGGTATCTGACCTGGTTTCTCCTGGCGCATCAGATTCGCAAAGTTAACGATAATCTCAAAGGCCTGCGAACCCGCCTTCTGTTTATTCGTTGTGATGCAGGAGTCAAAGTGCTGCTCCAGCAGCTCGGCCGGCATA of Drosophila nasuta strain 15112-1781.00 chromosome 3, ASM2355853v1, whole genome shotgun sequence contains these proteins:
- the LOC132789969 gene encoding LOW QUALITY PROTEIN: transient receptor potential cation channel protein painless (The sequence of the model RefSeq protein was modified relative to this genomic sequence to represent the inferred CDS: deleted 1 base in 1 codon), with the protein product MELNRCGFIDPQAQLGLALAKRDIREFYAALEMGAQPNLPDEHNTSIYEKALSTAGCAEFIEACLAHGCNVNYINQKHNKAAISYAADSRDSRNLSVLLSRPGVQVDRKYGQLTPLNSLAKNLKTDNVDEVRACMQSLLQYGASPNLVDQSEMTPLHHVLRNNKINTAKQELVQLFLGQPNLDIDSYRNGQVRQMLQQQYPELPLPPQRDANADGEIDGERLLRQLRDGDESQFEQLLAEHQLNISDKDNLRNLTQELYQPLLVESIKRGKQRSLEAILNTGININKKATGEATAPIELSIIWGNWRALEKLLHHPELKVAPGTSLLNTVISRLEEQPLDDFCDHQRCFELLLASEHVNINEADPSGQVPLHYAAKYRNWKAVQTLLHNGAYIGPKSKFNELPIHDMPAELLEQHFDSCITTNKQKAGSQAFEIIVNFANLMRQEKPGQIPPGTASARHLQDEMTPIAHIAESKELRHLLQHPLISSFLFLKWHRLSVIFYLNFLLYTLFTISIIMHTLLQFHQSEHQALTALFGLFSWIGIIYLIIREVVQFTMAPLQYWCSVTNYMEIALIALAIATCIESNYDKETQRVLAVLTILLVSLEFCLLVGSLPVLAISTHMLMLRAVSSTFLKSFGLYSIFVITFSLCFYILFGKPQEQEQKPGEEEGDFNSFSNPIEALIKTIVMLTGEFDAGDIKFDTLSTYLIFVLFVFFMTIVLFNLLNGLAVSDTQAIKAQAELNGAICRTNTLLRYEQVLTERNGCTGFIVNSEPFRTICQRLLNIYPNYMTVRQISILPNDGNQVLIPKMNVYEMKELSNGNGKTMASFQSLATNAVPEQQKKLLDPPLRLLPCCCSKISNKCSKMDSRTVKLALAVIDQKSTAEQKRQREQLTERRFQLMEQKLEQLLQLLHQERN